Proteins found in one Bacteroidales bacterium WCE2008 genomic segment:
- a CDS encoding anaerobic ribonucleoside-triphosphate reductase activating protein → MLKYVPAMTSVVMEEIPGKVTLAIDISNCRGNCIGCHSPFLKLDIGEELTEEAIDRLIDDNFGVNCFLFMGEGRDHDRLMELARYVKEKHHLEIGLYSGRQEVEDGIWELFDYVKVGPYLPDKGPLTKKTTNQRLYHITEKGREDITARFWYRGLENKGRVI, encoded by the coding sequence ATGCTGAAATACGTACCGGCAATGACCTCCGTCGTGATGGAGGAAATCCCAGGAAAAGTTACCCTTGCAATCGACATAAGCAATTGCAGGGGTAATTGCATTGGATGCCATTCCCCTTTCCTGAAGCTGGATATCGGCGAAGAACTGACGGAAGAGGCCATCGACCGGCTGATCGACGACAATTTCGGCGTCAACTGTTTCCTGTTCATGGGAGAGGGCCGGGACCATGATAGGCTTATGGAGCTGGCAAGGTACGTCAAGGAGAAGCACCATCTCGAAATCGGCCTATACTCCGGAAGGCAGGAAGTGGAGGACGGAATCTGGGAACTGTTCGACTATGTCAAGGTCGGGCCGTACCTTCCCGACAAGGGACCTCTCACCAAGAAGACAACCAACCAGAGGCTGTACCATATAACAGAAAAAGGCCGTGAGGATATCACAGCCCGTTTCTGGTATCGCGGCCTTGAGAACAAAGGCCGGGTAATCTAG
- a CDS encoding D-alanine-D-alanine ligase has product MAKYNNIAVIYGSDSSEWEVSCRSGEFTASRIDDTRYSIFEIFARFGKWYLVAMRKKDSMRVTFPEEARPEVDKNDFSVTVYGEKIKFDYAYIMQHGAPGENGLLQGYLEMLGIPFSSCSAFVSAVAFDKYSCKSYLKDVDYVNFAPDTFVRKGMDIKAVAAKTVETLGLPLFVKPTDGGSSFGITKVHKAEELEEAISFAFSEGPTVIIEKGISGREFTCAAYFDGNKVSTLPVIEIVTDNDYFDYEAKYNGHSKEICPAQIDESKSAHIQEVTAKIYAHLGCKGVVRMDYIDGPDGLYFLEVNTIPGMTSASLVPKMVRAAGLDITAFLNTLIENS; this is encoded by the coding sequence ATGGCAAAGTACAACAACATTGCGGTCATATATGGCAGCGATTCTTCCGAGTGGGAAGTCTCCTGCCGAAGCGGAGAATTCACCGCTTCCCGCATTGACGACACTCGGTACAGCATATTCGAGATATTCGCCCGTTTCGGCAAATGGTATCTCGTTGCGATGCGCAAGAAAGATTCGATGCGCGTGACCTTCCCTGAGGAGGCCCGCCCTGAGGTCGACAAGAACGACTTCAGCGTTACCGTCTATGGAGAAAAGATCAAGTTCGACTACGCATATATAATGCAGCATGGAGCGCCGGGCGAGAACGGCCTGCTCCAGGGCTACCTCGAGATGCTCGGCATCCCGTTCAGCAGCTGCAGCGCTTTCGTTTCAGCAGTAGCTTTCGACAAGTATTCCTGCAAGAGCTACCTCAAGGATGTGGATTATGTCAACTTCGCCCCGGACACCTTCGTCCGCAAGGGCATGGACATAAAAGCAGTCGCCGCAAAGACTGTCGAGACCCTCGGCCTTCCGCTGTTCGTAAAACCGACCGACGGAGGCTCCAGCTTTGGAATCACCAAGGTCCATAAGGCCGAAGAACTCGAAGAGGCCATCTCATTTGCCTTCTCCGAGGGCCCTACGGTAATCATCGAAAAAGGTATCTCCGGCAGGGAATTCACATGCGCAGCCTACTTCGACGGCAATAAAGTGAGCACTCTCCCTGTCATTGAGATCGTGACCGACAACGATTACTTCGACTATGAGGCCAAATACAACGGCCACAGCAAGGAGATCTGCCCTGCGCAGATCGACGAGAGCAAGTCTGCCCATATCCAGGAAGTCACCGCCAAGATTTATGCTCATCTGGGCTGCAAGGGCGTCGTCAGGATGGACTATATCGACGGTCCGGACGGACTCTACTTCCTCGAGGTCAACACCATTCCTGGCATGACCAGCGCCTCTCTCGTACCTAAGATGGTACGCGCCGCCGGCCTTGACATCACGGCTTTCCTCAATACATTGATAGAAAATTCATAA
- a CDS encoding penicillin-binding protein 1A codes for MKDTSKKKIIKWFWIIISAPVAIVALLLLAVWAFADIPSFEELENPESKLATQVIAQDGELLTTFHIENRSFVSYDELSPYIIQAAVSTEDARFYKHSGVDFQSLGRVLFKTLLMRDSSQGGGSTITQQLAKTLYPRADTHSRIPGVSKMKMVWIKLKEWITAVKLERDYTKDEIVDMYLNAVFFGSGAYGVKAASQTFFAKDPKDLNVEESATLVGMVNKPTRYNPALHMDKAIARRNFVIGQMQKSGYLTKAERDSIQKLPIVLSYQVQDHNAGVGPYFRDMLRRYMSASKPKRSDYQYREDFAVDSLLWADDQLYGWLNKNTKPDGSKYDLDREGLRIYTTINYKMQKYAEEAVAEHLGKDLQKSFWNDLKWKKNRPFSNDIDNATIERLMKQGRRWSDRYRVLKNAGLSESEILKTFSEPTEMRVFSWDKKGYIDTVMTPDDSIRYYKSFLRASFMAIEPGTGQIRAYVGGPNYRYFKYDNVRQGKRQVGSTIKPFLYTLAMQEGMTPCDKVVNVPQSIIVGDNVWTPRSTDKDIWIGKTVTLKWGLTNSSNNISTYLMKQFGPQAMVQMMRKMGVGSHVEEVPSLCVGSADLSLYEMVSAYNTFPSKGVYVSPMFVTRIEDNQGNVLSEFTSRKREAISERTAYLMVNLMQGVVNGGTAGRLRGKYQLKGQIAGKTGTTNDSADGWFIGYTPTLTAGIWCGAEDRQVHFQSAALGQGANMALPIWGIFMQKVLKDGTLGISEADKFVSPMGVSFDLGCSGGDSDAGEQQAEEEAAEYYFD; via the coding sequence ATGAAAGATACGTCCAAGAAAAAGATTATCAAGTGGTTCTGGATCATAATCTCAGCACCCGTAGCCATCGTAGCGCTTTTGCTTCTGGCCGTATGGGCCTTCGCTGACATCCCTTCGTTCGAAGAACTCGAAAATCCTGAGAGCAAACTTGCAACCCAGGTAATTGCGCAGGACGGAGAGCTCCTGACCACCTTCCATATCGAAAACAGGTCCTTCGTCAGCTATGACGAACTTTCACCTTATATAATACAGGCAGCGGTCTCAACGGAGGACGCCAGGTTCTACAAGCATTCCGGAGTCGATTTCCAGAGTCTCGGCCGAGTCCTGTTCAAGACACTGCTCATGCGCGATTCCAGCCAGGGCGGAGGCAGTACCATTACCCAGCAGCTGGCAAAGACTCTTTATCCGAGAGCCGATACGCACAGCCGTATCCCGGGCGTCTCCAAGATGAAGATGGTCTGGATCAAACTCAAGGAATGGATCACCGCAGTCAAGCTCGAGAGAGACTACACCAAGGACGAGATCGTCGACATGTACCTCAACGCCGTATTCTTCGGCAGCGGAGCGTACGGAGTCAAGGCTGCGTCCCAGACTTTCTTCGCCAAGGATCCGAAAGACCTCAACGTCGAAGAGAGCGCCACCCTCGTCGGCATGGTCAACAAGCCTACCAGATACAACCCGGCCCTGCACATGGACAAGGCCATCGCCCGCCGCAACTTCGTGATCGGGCAGATGCAGAAGTCCGGCTATCTCACGAAAGCCGAGCGCGACTCGATCCAGAAGCTCCCTATCGTCCTCTCCTATCAGGTCCAGGACCATAATGCCGGCGTCGGACCATATTTCAGGGACATGCTGAGAAGGTACATGAGCGCTTCGAAGCCGAAACGCTCGGACTACCAGTACCGCGAGGATTTCGCCGTCGATTCCCTCCTCTGGGCCGACGACCAGCTCTACGGCTGGCTCAACAAGAACACCAAGCCTGACGGCTCGAAATACGACCTCGACCGCGAGGGTCTCCGCATCTATACCACAATCAACTACAAGATGCAGAAGTATGCCGAGGAGGCTGTCGCCGAGCATCTTGGCAAGGATCTCCAGAAGAGTTTCTGGAACGACCTGAAGTGGAAGAAGAACCGTCCTTTCTCCAACGACATCGACAATGCTACAATCGAAAGGCTTATGAAGCAGGGACGCCGCTGGAGCGACCGCTACCGCGTCCTCAAGAACGCCGGCCTCTCCGAGAGCGAGATTCTGAAGACCTTCTCCGAGCCGACTGAGATGAGGGTGTTCTCATGGGACAAGAAGGGTTACATCGACACAGTCATGACCCCGGATGACTCTATCCGTTACTACAAGTCCTTCCTCAGGGCATCGTTCATGGCGATTGAGCCTGGCACGGGACAGATCCGCGCATACGTAGGCGGTCCTAACTACCGTTACTTCAAGTATGACAACGTTCGGCAGGGCAAGAGGCAGGTCGGTTCGACTATCAAACCGTTCCTTTACACTCTCGCCATGCAGGAGGGCATGACCCCGTGCGACAAGGTAGTGAATGTGCCTCAGTCCATAATCGTCGGAGACAACGTATGGACGCCGCGAAGCACCGACAAGGATATATGGATCGGCAAGACCGTCACTCTCAAGTGGGGTCTTACCAACAGTTCCAATAACATATCGACATATCTGATGAAGCAGTTCGGCCCTCAGGCCATGGTACAGATGATGCGCAAGATGGGCGTCGGAAGCCATGTGGAAGAGGTTCCGTCCCTGTGCGTAGGCTCGGCCGACCTTTCTCTCTACGAGATGGTTTCAGCCTACAACACCTTCCCGTCCAAGGGAGTATATGTCTCTCCGATGTTCGTTACCAGGATCGAGGATAACCAGGGCAATGTGCTCAGCGAGTTCACTTCCCGCAAGAGGGAGGCTATCAGCGAGCGGACGGCTTATCTGATGGTCAACCTGATGCAGGGCGTGGTCAACGGCGGTACCGCCGGACGACTCCGCGGCAAGTACCAGCTCAAGGGACAGATCGCCGGCAAGACCGGTACGACCAACGACAGCGCCGACGGATGGTTCATAGGCTATACCCCTACCCTTACGGCCGGAATCTGGTGCGGCGCGGAGGACCGTCAGGTGCACTTCCAGTCCGCGGCTCTCGGCCAGGGCGCCAACATGGCCCTGCCTATCTGGGGTATCTTCATGCAGAAGGTCCTCAAGGACGGCACTCTCGGGATATCCGAAGCAGACAAGTTCGTATCTCCTATGGGTGTATCCTTCGATCTCGGCTGTAGCGGCGGAGACTCCGATGCAGGAGAGCAGCAGGCCGAAGAGGAAGCTGCAGAATATTATTTTGATTAA
- a CDS encoding Outer membrane receptor for ferrienterochelin and colicins gives MKKILTLCVGLLLITSVHAQKKVTISGYVTDSETGETLIGAAVLSGPKTGSITNNFGYYSLTIPAGETTLQYSYVGYSDVMMQMNLQRDTLINISLSLSETLQAAKVTGRSSTRSEAGIASTYLGSIDVPVNQVKNTPVLFGESDVLKALQTIPGVQGGNEGFTGLIVRGGGPDENLVLLDGTPIYSVDHMLGLFSVFQTEAVKKVTLYKGSFPARYGGRVSSIVDIRTNDGNLKETSGSVTLGLLNSRLHLEGPIIKDRLSYSFSARGLHTAYLIPIIRMFVDKEDMGLNYYFYDINGKISWRLSDKDRFFFGFYTGSDKLKDEYTDEYISDSYSSNDDCKMSTRWGNDVVHLRWNHVFSNRLFSNATVAFNKYDMRLFSDENYSSKGSDNKTYLDNNVARYNSGIKDWSARIDFEWHPSPSQIVRFGSEYLYHNFKPETFSTIERSLVDSEEESSVKRDYGNHDAYYGHEVSAHGEYEYTSPWGLTVNPGLRATVFAVEGRTYYSLQPRVNVKYEIPDRQVSIKAGYSRMAQYVHLLGSLQISMPTDLWVPITKDIRPITSDQVSAGIYYDGISGWEFSAEGYYKLMNNILEYSDGAIYIGTSSNWEERVEMGKGRARGIELMAQKTAGRLTGWAAYTLSKSERRFPDGEINFGRWFPYKYDRRHVVNVNMSYKLTKKIDFNAVWSYASGSPITIPENKTFIVGPSGYYVATDTYYYPARNNWRIPSSHHLDVSFAFHKKKKRGQSTWTLGVYNIYDRRNPNFFTLEEKQDKKTGEMRLRLKTVTILPFVPSVSYTRDF, from the coding sequence ATGAAAAAAATTTTGACGCTATGCGTCGGCCTGCTGCTGATAACTTCTGTGCATGCACAGAAAAAAGTCACTATAAGCGGCTATGTTACCGATAGTGAGACAGGCGAGACGCTCATTGGGGCTGCCGTTCTGAGCGGCCCGAAAACAGGAAGCATCACCAACAATTTCGGCTACTATTCCCTCACGATTCCTGCCGGAGAAACCACTCTCCAGTACAGTTATGTGGGGTATTCCGACGTGATGATGCAAATGAACCTCCAGAGGGACACCCTCATCAACATCAGTCTCTCCCTTTCGGAGACACTTCAGGCAGCCAAGGTTACCGGCCGATCCAGTACCCGCTCCGAAGCGGGCATAGCCTCGACCTATCTGGGCTCGATAGACGTACCGGTCAACCAGGTGAAGAATACCCCAGTGCTGTTCGGAGAATCAGACGTGCTTAAGGCCCTGCAGACCATACCGGGCGTGCAAGGCGGCAACGAAGGCTTTACCGGACTGATCGTCAGGGGCGGAGGCCCGGACGAGAACCTCGTCCTTCTCGACGGCACTCCGATCTACAGCGTGGACCATATGCTTGGTCTTTTCTCCGTATTCCAGACCGAGGCTGTCAAGAAAGTCACCCTTTATAAAGGCTCATTCCCGGCAAGATATGGCGGACGAGTGTCATCCATAGTGGATATCCGTACTAACGACGGAAACCTGAAGGAGACCTCCGGCAGCGTGACCTTGGGCCTGCTCAACAGCCGTCTCCATCTGGAAGGACCGATAATCAAGGACCGTCTCAGCTACTCTTTCAGCGCGAGGGGACTTCATACGGCTTATCTCATCCCTATTATCCGAATGTTTGTGGACAAAGAAGACATGGGCTTGAATTATTACTTTTACGACATCAACGGAAAAATCTCATGGCGCCTGTCTGACAAGGATCGCTTCTTCTTTGGCTTCTATACCGGCTCGGACAAGTTGAAAGATGAATATACGGACGAATACATATCAGACTCATATTCGTCAAACGACGATTGCAAGATGTCGACACGATGGGGCAATGACGTTGTGCATCTCCGCTGGAACCATGTTTTCTCAAACCGCCTGTTCTCCAATGCCACCGTCGCATTCAACAAATACGACATGCGGCTGTTTTCAGATGAGAATTACAGTTCGAAAGGGAGCGACAACAAGACATATCTGGACAACAATGTCGCAAGATACAATTCCGGAATCAAGGACTGGAGCGCCCGCATCGATTTCGAGTGGCATCCTTCTCCTTCCCAGATAGTCAGGTTCGGCAGCGAATATCTTTACCACAACTTCAAGCCTGAGACGTTCTCCACCATTGAACGGTCGCTTGTCGATTCCGAAGAAGAGTCGTCTGTCAAACGTGATTATGGCAATCATGACGCCTACTACGGACATGAAGTTTCGGCCCATGGAGAATATGAATACACATCCCCTTGGGGCCTCACCGTCAACCCGGGCCTGAGAGCCACCGTCTTTGCCGTCGAGGGCCGTACGTACTACAGCCTCCAGCCGCGCGTAAATGTCAAATACGAGATACCTGACAGACAGGTCTCCATAAAGGCGGGCTACTCGAGGATGGCCCAGTATGTCCATCTGCTCGGTTCCCTCCAGATATCCATGCCTACGGACCTCTGGGTGCCTATAACCAAGGATATCCGACCTATAACATCCGACCAAGTCAGCGCCGGAATATACTACGACGGTATCTCGGGCTGGGAGTTCTCTGCCGAGGGCTACTACAAGCTCATGAACAACATACTCGAGTATTCCGACGGCGCAATCTATATCGGCACTTCTTCCAACTGGGAGGAACGCGTCGAGATGGGTAAGGGAAGAGCCAGGGGCATCGAGCTCATGGCCCAGAAGACGGCAGGACGGCTTACCGGATGGGCGGCATACACTCTTTCGAAGAGCGAGCGCCGTTTTCCTGACGGGGAGATCAACTTCGGACGCTGGTTCCCTTACAAGTATGACAGACGCCATGTCGTCAACGTCAACATGAGCTACAAGCTCACGAAGAAGATAGACTTCAACGCGGTATGGTCATATGCAAGCGGATCGCCGATCACTATTCCTGAGAACAAGACTTTCATAGTCGGCCCTTCAGGTTACTACGTGGCTACCGATACATATTATTATCCTGCAAGGAACAACTGGAGGATTCCGTCCAGCCACCATCTGGATGTCTCGTTCGCGTTCCATAAAAAAAAGAAACGCGGGCAGAGCACCTGGACCTTGGGCGTCTACAACATATATGACCGCAGGAACCCGAATTTCTTCACCCTCGAAGAGAAACAGGATAAAAAGACCGGCGAGATGCGTCTGCGTCTCAAGACGGTCACGATCCTGCCTTTCGTACCTTCAGTATCATATACCAGGGATTTTTAG
- a CDS encoding release factor glutamine methyltransferase, with amino-acid sequence MLLADFINGSISRLAPLYPVKEARSIVLMLCAHFIGTKSYTHIVEPEYGIPESKLPVLEEGLERLSAGEPVQYVIGEAEFYDHKFRVTPDVLIPRPETELLCREAIGIGSRIYRMRQAYGKKAWPVRILDLCTGSGCIAWTLALSVPSAEVIGVDLSEPALEIAKSQAFAEELKAAGASAPEFVQADVLDTERDFGRGEFDLILSNPPYIMDKEKPDLRRNLGFEPESALFVPDDDPLVFYRAIAQWSRRYLTPEGSGLTEINELLGPETVACFKEAGFSAEIIKDFYNKNRFVLYHR; translated from the coding sequence ATGCTTCTGGCCGACTTCATAAACGGAAGCATCTCAAGATTAGCGCCTCTTTACCCTGTTAAAGAGGCGCGTTCTATCGTGCTCATGCTCTGCGCGCATTTCATAGGCACGAAGAGCTATACCCATATAGTCGAGCCGGAATACGGCATCCCGGAGTCGAAGCTCCCGGTCCTCGAAGAGGGGTTGGAGAGGCTCTCTGCCGGAGAGCCGGTCCAGTATGTCATCGGAGAGGCCGAGTTCTATGACCATAAGTTCCGCGTGACCCCGGACGTACTGATCCCCCGCCCCGAGACGGAGCTGCTCTGCCGCGAGGCCATAGGCATCGGTTCGAGGATATACAGGATGCGGCAGGCTTATGGCAAGAAGGCATGGCCGGTAAGGATTCTGGACTTGTGTACCGGATCGGGCTGTATCGCCTGGACGCTGGCGCTGTCCGTGCCGTCGGCGGAAGTGATCGGCGTCGATCTTTCGGAGCCGGCGCTCGAGATCGCAAAGTCGCAGGCCTTCGCGGAGGAACTGAAGGCTGCAGGCGCATCCGCTCCCGAGTTCGTGCAGGCTGATGTTCTCGACACGGAGAGGGATTTCGGCCGCGGAGAGTTCGACCTGATCCTCAGCAATCCGCCTTATATCATGGACAAAGAGAAGCCGGACCTGCGCAGGAATCTCGGATTCGAACCGGAGTCGGCGCTTTTCGTGCCGGACGACGATCCGCTTGTGTTCTACCGGGCGATCGCCCAATGGAGCCGGCGATATCTTACGCCGGAAGGGAGCGGCCTTACGGAAATCAACGAACTTCTCGGACCTGAGACCGTCGCATGTTTCAAAGAGGCCGGTTTTTCCGCTGAAATAATCAAAGATTTCTACAACAAGAACCGCTTTGTCCTATACCATAGATAA
- a CDS encoding ribonucleoside-triphosphate reductase codes for MDVRKTNGSYEEFDNEKLKKGIREAYRATGQKAPEEVVVSITDNLYIYDKMSSQEIRRQVVDSLMSINKKVAREYIEKFDSGMDLRKKRDFIHDYIKASNAATGSKFDANANVTRKNIVTLGQELYKENNIKQNRFIMKDKIKALYDRELATQYLKDIEEHTLYKHDESGTPGYPYCVAITMYPFLVTGLRELGGVSVAPTDLKSFCGEFINLVYSVSSQFMGAVATPEFLMYLDYFIRKDYGDDYLDKLDTVVENNVKQRTLTKVIDNYFQQIVHSMNMPAGNRGYQTVFWNISYFDKPYFEGVFSDFRFPDGTAPKWETLSWLQKHFMQWFNEERNKYVLTFPVETMALLTDGGDDYADKEYADFTSEMWSKGHSFFCYISNSPDSLSSCCRLRNSLKDMQDASHNHTTHQYSMGTASVSTGSKSVMTINLNRVIQNAAREYFQQKGIELEPGKPLSPELKFDRKDLYKFINAQVSEMTERVHKYQTAFNEIIKDFLKADMLDVYKAGFIDMSRQYLTIGVNGMTDAAEFLGLQISPNEDYKEFVNGLLETINIANRKDKTKETMFNTEFVPGENLSGKNYKWDAKDGYFVSPRHNMYSSYFYNPEDESLSIVDKFKLHGEDYVKYLDGGSALHMNIAEHLTKEQYRQLLNVAAHYGTNYFTFNCRNTVCNDCGYISKDTLTECPKCGSKNLDYLTRVIGYLKRVSSFSEMRQVEAEHRFYIHEDKKETIA; via the coding sequence ATGGACGTACGCAAAACCAACGGCTCCTATGAGGAGTTCGACAATGAAAAACTGAAGAAAGGTATCAGAGAAGCATACCGTGCCACAGGGCAGAAAGCGCCTGAAGAAGTTGTCGTATCCATTACCGACAACCTTTACATCTATGATAAGATGTCAAGCCAGGAGATCCGCCGTCAGGTGGTGGATTCCCTCATGTCCATCAACAAGAAAGTAGCGCGTGAGTATATCGAGAAATTCGATTCGGGTATGGACCTCCGCAAGAAGAGGGACTTCATCCACGATTATATCAAGGCTTCGAATGCCGCTACCGGCTCTAAGTTCGACGCCAACGCCAATGTCACGAGGAAGAATATCGTAACCCTCGGACAGGAGCTCTATAAGGAGAACAACATCAAGCAGAACCGCTTCATCATGAAGGACAAGATCAAGGCCCTTTATGACAGGGAGCTGGCGACCCAGTACCTCAAGGACATAGAGGAGCATACCCTCTACAAACATGACGAGAGCGGTACTCCGGGTTACCCATACTGCGTCGCCATCACGATGTACCCATTCCTCGTGACCGGTCTCCGCGAGCTGGGCGGCGTATCCGTTGCGCCTACCGACCTGAAGTCGTTCTGCGGCGAGTTCATCAATCTGGTCTACTCGGTATCGTCCCAGTTCATGGGTGCCGTAGCAACTCCGGAGTTCCTGATGTATCTCGATTACTTCATCCGCAAGGACTACGGCGACGACTACCTCGACAAGCTCGATACCGTAGTCGAGAACAACGTAAAGCAGCGTACGCTTACCAAGGTTATCGACAACTATTTCCAGCAGATCGTGCACTCCATGAACATGCCTGCGGGAAACAGAGGTTACCAGACAGTGTTCTGGAATATAAGCTACTTCGACAAGCCATATTTCGAGGGAGTATTCAGCGACTTCCGCTTCCCTGACGGCACAGCCCCTAAATGGGAGACTCTTTCATGGCTGCAGAAGCATTTCATGCAGTGGTTCAACGAAGAACGCAACAAATACGTGCTTACCTTCCCGGTAGAGACGATGGCCCTGCTTACCGACGGCGGCGACGACTATGCCGACAAGGAGTACGCAGACTTCACTTCCGAGATGTGGTCCAAGGGACACAGTTTCTTCTGCTATATCTCCAACAGTCCGGACAGCCTTTCAAGCTGCTGCCGTCTCCGCAACTCCCTCAAGGACATGCAGGACGCTTCGCACAACCATACCACGCACCAGTACTCCATGGGTACCGCTTCAGTATCGACCGGTTCGAAGTCGGTAATGACCATCAACCTCAACCGCGTCATCCAGAATGCGGCAAGGGAGTATTTCCAGCAGAAAGGTATCGAGCTCGAGCCTGGCAAGCCTCTCAGCCCTGAGCTCAAGTTCGACCGCAAGGACCTCTATAAGTTCATCAATGCCCAGGTCAGCGAGATGACGGAGAGGGTGCATAAATACCAGACCGCATTCAACGAGATCATCAAGGACTTCCTCAAGGCCGATATGCTTGACGTCTACAAGGCAGGCTTCATCGACATGTCAAGGCAGTACCTTACCATCGGTGTCAACGGTATGACCGACGCAGCCGAATTCCTCGGACTGCAGATCTCTCCTAACGAAGATTACAAGGAGTTCGTCAACGGCCTTCTTGAAACCATAAACATAGCCAACAGAAAGGACAAGACCAAGGAGACGATGTTCAACACAGAGTTCGTCCCTGGAGAGAATTTGTCCGGAAAGAACTACAAGTGGGACGCCAAGGACGGTTACTTCGTCTCTCCAAGGCACAACATGTACAGCTCTTACTTCTACAACCCTGAGGACGAGAGCCTCAGCATAGTGGACAAGTTCAAGCTGCACGGCGAGGATTACGTCAAGTACCTCGACGGAGGTTCTGCCCTGCACATGAATATCGCAGAGCACCTCACCAAGGAGCAGTACCGCCAGCTGCTTAATGTGGCTGCGCATTATGGCACGAACTATTTCACCTTCAACTGCCGCAATACAGTCTGCAACGACTGCGGATATATCAGCAAGGATACCCTTACCGAATGTCCTAAGTGCGGAAGCAAGAATCTCGATTATCTTACCCGTGTGATCGGTTACCTCAAACGTGTTTCCTCATTCAGCGAGATGAGGCAGGTAGAGGCAGAACACAGATTCTACATCCACGAAGACAAGAAAGAGACAATAGCATAA
- a CDS encoding haloacid dehalogenase superfamily, subfamily IA, variant 1 with third motif having Dx(3-4)D or Dx(3-4)E produces MTKLVIFDLDGTLLNTVEDLGNATNYALKTLGYPQREIEEYKILCGRGIANLLKDALPEDARTDEVRARMANLFFPYYREHINDCTVPYDGIIPMLDRLAAEGIRFALASNKYQEGAERLIGRFFGKYGFATILGQREGYPIKPDPAIVDQILADNPDISRDEVVYVGDSNVDMMTGNNARVRTIGVTWGFRSREELAAHNPWKLIDTPADLAEAILGPLGDRVERLVRRASAIMRQKNFEIHTKGGDVANLCTSADIGVQHFLYDGLSALIPGSGFLGEEEDMTDMDHDYVWIVDPIDGTANFARGIAECAISVGLKHGGDIVLGIVYNPFREELFRAEKGKGAYLNGKRIHVSGRSFKASLFCCALCVYKKEYAQICNDIIMEVYPHCSDVRRFGSAALELCYLANGTIELFFEYRLMPWDYAAASLIVEEAGGVLTGRGGSKLIYDRPLLVVGANTRENHDKLCSIVTSHTSENPYD; encoded by the coding sequence ATGACGAAACTTGTTATTTTTGATTTAGACGGCACTCTGCTCAATACAGTAGAAGACCTCGGCAACGCAACCAACTACGCCCTCAAAACCCTCGGCTACCCCCAGAGAGAAATAGAAGAATACAAAATCCTCTGCGGCCGCGGCATCGCCAACCTCCTCAAAGACGCCCTCCCGGAAGACGCCAGGACCGACGAGGTCCGCGCCCGCATGGCCAACCTCTTCTTCCCATACTATCGGGAACATATAAACGACTGCACAGTCCCTTACGACGGCATAATCCCTATGCTCGACCGCCTTGCAGCCGAAGGCATCCGCTTTGCCCTCGCCTCCAACAAATATCAGGAAGGCGCCGAAAGACTCATCGGCCGCTTCTTCGGGAAATACGGTTTCGCCACAATCCTTGGCCAGCGCGAAGGTTATCCGATAAAACCGGACCCTGCGATAGTCGACCAGATACTCGCCGACAATCCTGATATCTCCCGCGACGAAGTCGTCTATGTCGGTGACTCCAACGTCGACATGATGACCGGCAACAACGCCCGCGTCCGCACAATCGGAGTGACATGGGGCTTCCGCTCTCGCGAAGAACTCGCGGCTCACAACCCGTGGAAACTGATCGACACCCCGGCCGACCTCGCAGAGGCCATCCTCGGTCCGCTCGGCGACAGGGTGGAACGGCTCGTCCGCCGCGCCTCCGCGATAATGCGCCAGAAGAATTTCGAGATACATACGAAAGGCGGCGACGTCGCCAACCTCTGCACCTCCGCCGACATAGGAGTCCAGCACTTCCTCTACGATGGCCTCAGCGCCCTGATCCCGGGCTCAGGCTTCCTCGGCGAAGAAGAGGACATGACTGACATGGACCATGACTACGTCTGGATCGTCGACCCGATCGACGGCACTGCCAACTTCGCGCGCGGCATCGCCGAATGCGCCATATCCGTCGGCCTTAAACATGGCGGCGACATCGTCCTCGGCATCGTCTACAATCCGTTCAGGGAGGAACTCTTCAGGGCCGAAAAAGGGAAGGGAGCATATCTCAACGGAAAGCGCATCCATGTGTCCGGCCGTTCTTTCAAGGCAAGTCTGTTCTGCTGCGCCCTTTGTGTCTACAAGAAAGAATATGCCCAGATATGCAACGATATCATAATGGAGGTCTATCCGCACTGCAGCGATGTGCGGCGCTTCGGATCGGCAGCCCTGGAGCTCTGCTATCTTGCCAACGGGACGATCGAACTGTTCTTTGAGTACAGGCTCATGCCATGGGATTATGCGGCTGCCAGCCTTATTGTCGAAGAAGCCGGCGGCGTGCTCACAGGACGCGGAGGCTCCAAACTCATTTATGACAGACCTCTTCTCGTGGTCGGCGCCAACACCAGGGAGAACCATGACAAGCTCTGCTCCATCGTCACCTCCCACACCTCAGAAAATCCATACGACTAA